The genomic window TGCCGTTTTACCTGGCCTTCGTCCCGGTGGCGATCTGGGTGGCCAGGCAGCTGGGACTGCGCGGCGAACGGCTCGCGGAGCTGGCCCGGCGGCAACGCGCCGAACTCGACATCGTGGAGGAACGCAACCGGGTGGCCCGCGACGTGCACGACATCCTCGGCCACTCGCTCACGGTGATCACGGTGAAGACCGAGCTGGCGCAACGACTCGTCGACGTCGATCTGGGACGGGCGAAGGCCGAGCTCGCCGATATCGAGCGGCTCGCCCGGGAGGCACTGGCCGGGGTCCGCGATACCGTCGGCGGTCTGCGCGAGGTCTCGCTGCGTGGCGAACTGGCCAACGCGCGGACCGCACTGGCTGCCGCGGATATCGCCGCCGATCTGCCTACGGTCGGGCAGCTGCCCGATACACCGCACAGTGAGTTGTTCGGCTGGGTCCTGCGCGAGGCGATCACCAATGTGATCCGGCACAGTGCCGCCCGGCACTGCACGGTGACGGTCACCGCGTCGAGCATCGAGGTGGTCGACGACGGCCGTGGGCTCGGTGCGAGTGCGGCGTCCGGCTCGGGGCTCGCCGGTCTCCGCGCCCGGGTCATGGCCGCGGGTGGCACGTTGACGCTGTCCGTGCCGGAGTGCGGGGGAGTACGTGTTCGTGCCATTGTCCCCGAATAAGGAAGTGGGCGTGATGATCCGGCTGTTGCTCGCCGACGACCAGGCGCTGGTGCGTGGCGCGCTCGCGGCGTTGCTCGGACTGGAATCCGACCTGGAGGTGGTCGGTGAGGTCGGTCGCGGCGACGAGGTGCTCGACGCGGTCGACCGCACGAATCCCGATGTGGTGCTGCTGGATGTGGAAATGCCCGGCATGGACGGCATCGCCGTCGCCGCGCAACTGCGCGCCGCCCACCCCGAGCTGCGCATCCTGATGGTGACCACCTTCGGCAGGCCCGGCTACCTGCGCCGTGCCATCGACGCGGGCGCCAGCGGTTTCGTCGTCAAGGACACCCCGGCAAGGGAATTGGCCGACGCGGTCCGCCGCGTCCAGCTGGGTCTGCGGGTGGTCGATCCCGCGCTGGCCGCCGAAACCCTCACCGCGGGCACCTCCCCGCTGACCGAACGCGAACGCGAGGTCCTGGCCGCCGCGTCCGACGGCGCGACCACGGGCGCCATCGCCAAACGGCTGCACCTCTCGGAAGGCACTGTGCGCAACCATCTTTCGTCCGCCATCGGCAAGACCGGCAGCACCACCCGCGCCGAAGCCGTCCGCGCGGCCGAACGTCTCGGCTGGCTCTGAACGCGGCGCCGACAGGCTCCCGCACAATGATCGTGGTCGACTAAGGTGGCCGGCATGCGTTGACCCCAGCCCGGCGGCCGGGCACCACCTCGCCTCCTTCGTGTCCACATTCGGAACCTACGAAGGAGATTTGACGATGAGCACGTCGATCCGCATCGACGTCCCCGACGCCTTGGCGGCGTCACACAGCGCACACGACGGTGCATCCGGTCGTGCCTGGATCGCGGCGTTGCCCGGCCTGGCCGCGGGCTTCCTCGACCGCTGGGCGTTGCGCCTGGATGGTCCGGCACGGCACGGCATGGTGTCGCTGGTGCTGCCGGTGATCAAGGCGGACGGGACGCCCGCCGCGTTGAAACTACAGCCGGTCAACGAGGAGAACGTCGGCGAGCCGCTTGGCCTGCGCGGCTGGAACGGCGACGGCGCGGTGCGCCTGCTCGACCATGATCCGGACACCGGCACGTTGCTACTGGAACGGCTGGATGCGGCCCGTCCACTGTCTTCGGTGACCGACGACCGCGCCGCAGTGCGGATTCTCGCGGAGCTACTGGCCCGCTTGGTCGCGGTCCCCGCACCAACCGGGCTGCGGCAACTGGCCGATATCGCCGCGGCCATGCTCGATCAAGTGCCCCGCACCCTGGCGGCGTTGCCCGATCCGGCCGAGCGGCTGCTGGTTCGCACCTGTGCATCCGCCGTCGCCGAACTGGTCGATGAACCCGGCGACCGGTTGCTGCACTGGGACCTGCATTTCGACAACATTCTCGCGGCCGAGCGAGAACCATGGCTGGCCATCGATCCGAAGCCGCTCGCGGGCGATCCTGGCTTCGAACTGCTGCCCGCGTTGGGTAATCGCTGGGAAGAGATGGTGGCCACCGGCGACACGGCGCGGGCCGTGCGCTACCGCTTCGACCTGCTCACCGAGGTGCTCGGCCTCGACCGGCGCCGGGCGGCGGGCTGGACGCTGGGTCGCGTGCTGCAGAACGCGCACTGGGACGTCGAGGACGGCCACACCGCCCTCGACCCGGCCCAGGTCACCATCGCGACCATCCTGCTCGACTCCAGGCTGCGCTGAGGTCGGTCTGCCCTGACTACGGCAGCACGACGCACGCGGGACCGGTACTGATGCCGGTCCCGACGGTCACCGAGGTGAGGAAGTAGGTCTCGCCCTGGACGTACTCGGCCGCCCAGATCTTGTGCTCGCCCTTCTTGGCAGGGGTCCAGGTGGTGCTCGCCTTGCCGGACGCGTCCGTGACCGGGCCGACCGGCTTGAACG from Nocardia iowensis includes these protein-coding regions:
- a CDS encoding sensor histidine kinase, with the translated sequence MGVSSGLASLRAGGVSGLIDRVLEDQSVSVNPRRRGWFGTLVAVVWLVWLVAPIVQRWSRGELVTAGLATACLAAFATLIVGSFLLFRRPGPRALMVERPIDRRIWLTLAALTALHVALVVLLGPIALPTVIYIAVVAIVNLPLRESGYVVVAVMAAMLLLPVLMPGRQLADMPFYLAFVPVAIWVARQLGLRGERLAELARRQRAELDIVEERNRVARDVHDILGHSLTVITVKTELAQRLVDVDLGRAKAELADIERLAREALAGVRDTVGGLREVSLRGELANARTALAAADIAADLPTVGQLPDTPHSELFGWVLREAITNVIRHSAARHCTVTVTASSIEVVDDGRGLGASAASGSGLAGLRARVMAAGGTLTLSVPECGGVRVRAIVPE
- a CDS encoding response regulator transcription factor; the protein is MIRLLLADDQALVRGALAALLGLESDLEVVGEVGRGDEVLDAVDRTNPDVVLLDVEMPGMDGIAVAAQLRAAHPELRILMVTTFGRPGYLRRAIDAGASGFVVKDTPARELADAVRRVQLGLRVVDPALAAETLTAGTSPLTEREREVLAAASDGATTGAIAKRLHLSEGTVRNHLSSAIGKTGSTTRAEAVRAAERLGWL
- a CDS encoding aminoglycoside phosphotransferase family protein, with translation MSTSIRIDVPDALAASHSAHDGASGRAWIAALPGLAAGFLDRWALRLDGPARHGMVSLVLPVIKADGTPAALKLQPVNEENVGEPLGLRGWNGDGAVRLLDHDPDTGTLLLERLDAARPLSSVTDDRAAVRILAELLARLVAVPAPTGLRQLADIAAAMLDQVPRTLAALPDPAERLLVRTCASAVAELVDEPGDRLLHWDLHFDNILAAEREPWLAIDPKPLAGDPGFELLPALGNRWEEMVATGDTARAVRYRFDLLTEVLGLDRRRAAGWTLGRVLQNAHWDVEDGHTALDPAQVTIATILLDSRLR